One Chthonomonas sp. genomic window, ACCTCAGGCGCGACCGATGCCGCGATCGACAGCAAGAATGAACTTGCGGCGTTCACGGTTCGTGGCGAGATCTGGACGGTACCCATCAAAAAAGGGAAGGGTCCGAATGCTAATGACGCGACCCAAGTGACAGATTTCGAAGGACTTGATGAGGCCGTGCTCTGGCACCCCAGCGAGCGGATCCTATTCTTCCAGAGCGAGCGGAGTGGTTCGGCCCAGCTCTACGCTTACGACCCCGCAAAGCGAACGACGGCAGCGATCACGCGCGGTTCGAACGATATCACCGAAGTGGAGATTACACCCGACGGCAAGAGCCTGAGCTACTGGCAAACCGGTCAGAGCGGCGGGCTCTATACGGTGAGCTTGGCGGGCGGCGAGCCCAAGCGCGTGTTCTCCCAGCCGGGCGAGTTTCCCGCGTGGGCCGCGTTGAAGTACGCGTGGTCGCCCGACGGTCGCTACGTCGCATATCGCCGCGTGGTCCAGAGCGTGGCAAACATCTGGCTCTACGACACGAAGAAGGCGACGAACACGAACCTGACCGAGCTGAGCGCTGAGGTGGGCGTGCCCCAATTCTCAAGCGATGGGACGCGGCTCTACTTCACGAGTGACCGCGCCGGAGACGCGATCTACCTGCTCCCACTGCAGCCCGACGAGATGCGCCCCATCGAACAGTTGCTGGCCTACGAGAAACCGAAGACCACGCCTAGCGTCGAGTTTGACCTCAACGGCCTGTCCAGGCGCATCCGGAGGTTCATCGCTCAGCCAGGAGTCTCGCAAATGTGGATGGACCCGGAGAAGGGCCAGCTCTATTACGTCGCTGGCGGCGATCTGTATCGCGCGGACTACGATGGTGACAACGCCAACCGAATCGTGCCGGGTGTGGGCGGCTTTGAGGTGGCCGCCGACAACAATGCGCTGACGTTCATGCGTGACGGCCAGCCCGCGGTCCTGGACATTCGCAAACCCAACCTGCCCGTTCAGATTGTGGCGTTTCGGGCTGATTGGACACGCGACCTTGCGAAGGAGCGGGTTGCGGCAATGGACCAGGTCTGGCGCATTTATAACCGAAGCTTCTACGATCCTCGATTCCATGGTCGAGATTGGACCGCTCTTCGCGAGCGCTACAAGCCATATCTGGAGTCTGTCGGGCACCGAAACGAGATGGCCAACGTGCTGAACATGATGATCGGAGAGCTGGAATCGTCGCACTCCGAAGTCGGCCCGGCGGCGGGGAACCCTCGCAGCCAATCTACCGCCAGCCTTGGTATTCAGTTCGACCTGAGCTACTCCGGTCCGGGCATCAAGGTCCTGCAGGTTCCGGAAGGGACTCCCGGTTCGTTCCCGAAGACCAAGTTGAACCCGGGCGACATCATCACACAAGTGAACTCAGTGCCCGTAACGGCGGGGCAGTCGTTGTTCAAAGTGCTCAACGAGCAGGCCGGGCGCGAAGTGACGCTTCAAGTGCAAACCGGCGAAGTATCACGCACGGTCCGGTTCCGCGCTCTCAGCGGCGGGGAAGTCTCGGACCTCATCTACCAAAACCGCATCGCTGCCCGCCGAGCTTATGTCGAGAACCGATCCGGAGGGAAACTGACGTACGTCCACATCGCGGGCATGGGCGGTAACAACTTTGCCACATTCAATCGGGAGATATGGCAGTATGCCCAAGACAAGAAGGGCGTCATCATCGACGTCCGGAACAACGGCGGCGGCAACATTTCGGATCGGCTCATTGACATTATCGAGCGGGTCCCGCACAGCACGTACCAGGATCGCGATGGGGTGCCAACCCCTGCGCCCGACCGCGCTTGGGACCTTCCGACGGTGGTCATGCACGCCCAATCGAGCTTCAGCAACGCGGAGATGTTCCCCTACGCAATGCGGCAGCGCCGATTAGCGACCTTGGTCGGGATGCCGACGCCGGGGTACGTGATCTGGACGTACGAACTCACGCTTGTCGATGGCACGAGCGCACGCCTACCGACCGCAGGTGTGTACCGATTGGACGGTACGCCGCTGGAAAACAATGGCCAGCAGCCAGACATTCAGGTCGAGCTCTCGGTTGACGAGTACCTGGCCGGTCGCGATAACCAGCTTGATGCCGCGATCGATGCACTGCTGAAAAAGGTGAAGTGATCTCGCAGGCGGATGGCCCGACCAACATGCGGCTTGACGAAGAGCTGCTGGTCACCGGCGGACTCCGGGTGTACACCTGGGACGGTCCGTGGGTGAGTCTTGGTCGGTTCCAAAGCCCGGAGCGTGACTTGCTACCTGGATGTACGGTGCCGTACGTTATGCGGCCCACCGGTGGTCGGGCTGTGCTCCATGGCCACGACCTCACGGTCTCGATCGGTCTGATCGACGCAGAACTCGCTGGCAGCCGATCGGTCAAGAGGGCTTATCGGCGAATCATCCAGCCCATCTTGGACGCTTTTCGCGCAGCGGGAGTGGACGCCTGCCTGGGCGAGGATGTGCGCGCGGTATCGCAGAACCCGAGGAGCACCGACTGCTTTGCGCATGTCAGTGCCAACGACGTGATTGAGCGGCAGACCCGGCGGAAGATTTGCGGGTGTGCCTTGCGTCTGACGGATGTCGCGGTCCTCGCCCAGTGCAGCATCCCTTTAGGCCCACCGCTTGTGAACCTAGCGAGCGTTTTTCTTGCGCCTGCGACGATCGATCCGGTTCAAATGTCGACGGAGCGCTTCATTGCAGGGCTGAAAGTTGAAACGGATAGGCCTTAGCCGCCGATATAATCACTAGGATGAAGATTCACAAGCTTAGTTTATTGGCGGCCATCGCGTGCGGCCTCGCCATCGGTGGGTGTAGCAAGGGGAAGGACGCGGCAATGCCTCCAGCCAAAAGCGGCGGCGTGACATCGGCTGCTCCCGCCCCTGGAGCGGCTCCATCGAGCGGCGTGACCGAGGCCCCCGCGGGAACCGCGCCCGGAGCAGCCCCCAGTGCGGGTGTCGCCGCAGCGCCCACGGCACCGACTGCGCCAGGAACTGCCGCTACAGCGGGAACTCCCGCCCCGGCGGAAGCTCAGGCCGCGTCGTATGACCTGCGGCTCATTGCCGAGAAAGGCGACTTTGCAAAGTACGAGACGGCCATGGATATGACGATGAAGATGCCTCAGATGGGAGCTCCAAAGGGTGAGCCCGACAAGGCACCGGACCCCATCAAGGTCGCTTACTCGGTGGTAACCGACTACAAGTTCCTTGGTAAGAGCGACAAAGGGTACACGATTGAATCCAAGCTGGTGGACGTGAAAGCACCTGCGTCAACAACTCCCAAGGGCGGCATGGATATGGCGGCGATGGCCATCGATGGCGTCAAGCAGATGAAGGACAAGCCCGTGAAGATGGACGTCAGTCCCAAGGGCAAGATACTGAAGCAGGGTAGCAGCGTCGATGACCAGGCTTCGATGGCCATTCAGGGCATGAGCCAGGCGATTGGCTTCCAGGGAATTCTGTTCCCGGACAAGCCGGTGAAGGTCGGCGAGACTTGGAACAGCAAGCTTGAGTTCTCCAAGCTCATGGGTGGTATGGGCTCAATGCTCCAGGGCGGCAAGATGAGCATGGACGATGTCCCCGTAGAGACGAAATTCGTGCGCGTGGAAAC contains:
- a CDS encoding PD40 domain-containing protein, whose protein sequence is MKARACGTLLLVTALSVSYAQSLDSKPKELHGVRQLALSPDGNRLAFVYKADVWVCDANGGRAIPLTSHIELDESPVWSPDGRWIAFCSNRTGNRDIYLVPSDAGQTQRLTYFSGSDLATDWTPDGKGLLEAGTFDKPENALVTVDATTGDLKEIIRDFGAMGSAVYSADGKSIVYARLGFPWYRPRYQGSAAAQLWKVDLVTGKRTMLRDNGYQHLWPQTGPKGTVFAVTVTEKTPSTTKLGAALAPWSDNAARTPNVYRIDGPTKAERLTNVVGEPVRFLTVSKQTGAWAYVWQGHAWVAQPGQAPKQIEITASEDERTTNTERLILTSGATDAAIDSKNELAAFTVRGEIWTVPIKKGKGPNANDATQVTDFEGLDEAVLWHPSERILFFQSERSGSAQLYAYDPAKRTTAAITRGSNDITEVEITPDGKSLSYWQTGQSGGLYTVSLAGGEPKRVFSQPGEFPAWAALKYAWSPDGRYVAYRRVVQSVANIWLYDTKKATNTNLTELSAEVGVPQFSSDGTRLYFTSDRAGDAIYLLPLQPDEMRPIEQLLAYEKPKTTPSVEFDLNGLSRRIRRFIAQPGVSQMWMDPEKGQLYYVAGGDLYRADYDGDNANRIVPGVGGFEVAADNNALTFMRDGQPAVLDIRKPNLPVQIVAFRADWTRDLAKERVAAMDQVWRIYNRSFYDPRFHGRDWTALRERYKPYLESVGHRNEMANVLNMMIGELESSHSEVGPAAGNPRSQSTASLGIQFDLSYSGPGIKVLQVPEGTPGSFPKTKLNPGDIITQVNSVPVTAGQSLFKVLNEQAGREVTLQVQTGEVSRTVRFRALSGGEVSDLIYQNRIAARRAYVENRSGGKLTYVHIAGMGGNNFATFNREIWQYAQDKKGVIIDVRNNGGGNISDRLIDIIERVPHSTYQDRDGVPTPAPDRAWDLPTVVMHAQSSFSNAEMFPYAMRQRRLATLVGMPTPGYVIWTYELTLVDGTSARLPTAGVYRLDGTPLENNGQQPDIQVELSVDEYLAGRDNQLDAAIDALLKKVK